In Gallus gallus isolate bGalGal1 chromosome 6, bGalGal1.mat.broiler.GRCg7b, whole genome shotgun sequence, a single genomic region encodes these proteins:
- the LOC121111159 gene encoding beta-keratin-related protein: MSCYSPCQTAACGPAPLANSCNEPCVLRCADSSVAIQPPPVVVTLPGPILSSFPQSTAVGSTASAAVGSSLSAGSVPIGAGGSLGLGGFGWSGLGRGLCGTLGRGNLLC; the protein is encoded by the coding sequence ATGTCGTGCTACAGCCCGTGCCAGACAGCCGCCTGCGGCCCAGCTCCGCTTgccaacagctgcaacgagccGTGTGTCCTTCGTTGTGCCGACTCCAGCGTTGCGATCCAGCCCCCACCAGTGGTGGTGACGCTGCCGGGCCCaatcctcagctccttccctcaGAGCACAGCCGTGGGATCCACGGCGTCGGCTGCCGTGGGGAGCTCTCTCAGCGCTGGCAGTGTGCCCATCGGTGCTGGGggctccctggggctggggggctttgGGTGGTCAGGGCTGGGCCGTGGGCTCTGTGGGACTCTGGGACGTGGCAACCTCCTCTGCTAA